CGGAGGAAGGAGCAGCTGCCGGAACCGCTGCGCCGTCTTGCGCTACACTGTTCTGCAGCGCCAGAGCCGACAGATACCCGTTCAGCCAGACCTGCTGGGATGGACTCAGCGTCGGCAGGAGCTGGTTCAGCAGCTCCGCCTGGCGCTCATTAAAAGGGCTGTTCGTAACTTGTAATTGCAACAATATTGACCTCTCCTTAACGTGCAATCTTCATTCCTCTGCGTATCATGAACTCAGGCTAACACAATACTGCCAAACGGGCAACGATGCTTATAACAAGCATTAAATAGGATAAATGCCAAATACATGCATAAAATGCACAAAAACCGGCTAAATCATAGTGAAATGCTATGATTTAGCCGGTTTCATTACTAATAGTAATAACTTGCATCAGATAAAATGATAGTCCGCCCGGCCGGAATCCGGCATTTAAAAGCTCCTGCGGGCTATCCTGCTCCGCACATAGTCCCATAAGAGATAAACGGCGAGCAGCAGGCCGCCGGCATTAATCGCCAGATCGGCCAGATTCAGAATCCCGCCATTCTCTCCGAAGACCAGAAAGTCAGTGACCTGATGATAGATAGCGCGGTCAATCCCGTTGCCTGCGGCCCCTCCGACCAGAAACCCGCTGGCTGCTTCGAGGAGCGGACCGCGGATTCGCCCTTGGCGGCGGTAATAGAACACGGCTGCGATGAACAAGACAGCGACAATGGCAAAGTAATGCCCGTAGCCTTGAAACAGGCTGAAGGCGGCGCCGCTGTTCTCATAATAGACAAACTGCACATGCGGACTCCAGAACGGAATCGTCTCGCCCAGCTCCATGTGGGTGCGTACGATCCATTTGGCCGCCTGATCCAGGACGAGCACCAAGCCGGCTATAAAGTAAAATAACATCTGCCCCTCCCCTTCCTGCTGTTCCGCCTGCTGATTAACCCAGAACCAGTCTACCACAGGCGGAAGGGCATTTTCATCTTGACGGCTGCCAGTTGCCTCCCGGAGACCGCTTACCGGGCGCACGCAAACAGCCGGAGAATTCCCTCAGGAACACTCCGGCTGTTATTTACTGAACCCGTAGAGTCAGGTGAATCTGCTGAAACCGGCTTACCAGGCGTAGGCTTCCGGTGCCGGCTTGCCCGGTCCGGGGAAGATTTCGTCCAGCTTCTTCAGCGTAGCTTCATCCAGCTCGATGTCAACCACCCGCAGGGAGTCCTCGAACTGCTGGATGGTACGCGGTCCGATAATCGGCGCAGTTACTGCCGGATTCGCCAGCACCCAGGCAAGCGCAACCTGATCCTCATGCTCGCCCAGCTCCTTGCAGAGCGCGGAGAACTGCTCCAGCTGGCTGCGGTGCTGCTCCAGCTTGGCCGAACGGGCGCTGCGCACACCTGTCTTGGAGAGGGCGTTGCGTCCCAGCAGTCCCCCGGCCAGCGGGCTCCACGGGATCACACCCAGCCCCAGCTCTTTGGAGGCCGGCAGCACTTCAAGCTCCGGTGTCCGCTCCAGCAGGTTGTACAGATGCTGCTCGGAGACAAGGCCAAGGAAGTGGCGCTCCTTCGCCTTCGCCTGAGCTACAGCAATATGCCAGCCTGCGAAGTTGCTGGAGCCGATGTAGTCGGCTTTGCCCTGGTTCACAAGCACCTCAAAAGCTCCCCACAGCTCGTCCCACGACACATTCCGGTCGATATGATGCATCTGGTATAATTCGATATGATCCGTCTGCAGACGTCTCAGCGAGCTTTCGAAATGACGTCTGATCTTGTAGGCAGACAAGCCGGAGCCTGAATTGGGACCGTCTTGCTCATCTAACATGTCATTATAGACCTTGGTGGCCAGCACAACCTTCTCGCGCCGTCCGCCGCCCTGCTGGAACCAGCGTCCGATAATCTCCTCTGTCCAGCCCCGGCGGTCCTGGCCGCCATATACATTGGCCGTATCGAAGAAGTTAATCCCCGCATCCAGTGCAGCGTCCATTATCCGGAAGGCTTCCTTCTCCTCCGTCTCCGGCCCGAAATTCATTGTCCCGAGACACAGCTGGCTGACCTTAAGACCCGATTTGCCCAAATAACTGTACTTCAACGCAATTCCTCCCTTTCATTCCTGCAAGATTGGCTGCTTCACATTTACTATAAACCTTAGAGTAGGCTCTAAAGCAAGTTTTCCCAGAAACATCCCCCGCCAAGTGGAGCTTTATCCCCGATGATGACTCATGTACTTTGCGGGGACCCACCCACGCAACGCCGAATGTGTTCGGGATTACATTTGGCCCACGTACCCATGCAATGCCGAATGTGTTCGGTTTTCCGCATACATTCGGCCCGCTTACGCACACCAGTCAAATCAAAAAAACAAGCCCCCCGAAAGAGACTTGTTCCCCTACTACTCACTCTGGCTCCAGCCAAACGGCGCTCCATGCCCGCTCTCCCCGTCATCCGGGAACAGCACCTCGCCCGTCTTCAGCTGAATATCCACGATCTCCTGCAGCGTGCCCGACAGTTCGCCCGGCGGATACGGCTTGGTCAGATACTTCTGCACATTGGCCATCATGCTCTTGTCGTCCTTATCCAGCGCGGAGGAGATCACAATCGGCACCTGCTCCGTGCGCGGATCATTCTTCAGCATCCGGATCAGATCCCAGCCATCCAGCTCGTCCCCCAGCATCAAATCTACAATAATGGCTACAAAAGGGGTTTTGAGCGCCTGATCGAAGGCCTTCTGCGGATGGTAATGGTGGGTGACCCGGAAGCCCTTGCCCTTCAGCTCCTCCGAGAGCAGCAGCGACAGGCTGTAATCATCTTCAACGATCATGACATCCGGCTTCTGCTCCTTGCCCGTCCCCCATCGATGGGGATGCTCGTCTTCGGAATGGCCGCTCTGCGCTTCAAGCACCGGGAGGCGGAACCAGACGGTCGAGCCTTCGCCTTCCACAGATTCAATGCCGATGGTCCCCTGCTGCTTCTCAATAATCTCCTTACAAATAGCCAGCCCGAGGCCAGTTCCGCCGATCCGCTTCGAGGCGCTGTTGTCCACTCTGCGGAATTTCTGGAACAGCTGCCCGATCTGGTTCCTCGGAATCCCGAGTCCGTGATCCTGAATCTGAACTACAATGGAGCCTGGCTCGTTATGAAGCATCATCTTGATCTCATTGCTGCCGGGCGAGAACTTGATCGCATTGCTCAGCAGATTGGTCAGCACCTGGATGATTTTGTCCTTGTCCACCTCGACCTCTGCATTCAGCGCCTCGTCCTCCAGCAGAATATGATGCGTCCCGCTCAGCTTATACTGGTCAATCACACTTAAGACCGTCTCGCTAAGATTGACCTTCTCCACATTGTAGAGCTGCGTGCCCGACTCCATCCGTTGCAGGTCCAGAAAGTCATTGATCAGCTCGGTCAGGCGTTTCGCTTCCTTGTGGATCGTCTCCAGGTACTTGAGCTGCTTCTCCGGCTTCATCGTCCGCGACAGCAGCAGCTCGGTGAAGCCCAGCACACTGGACAGCGGGGTCCGCAGCTCATGGCTAACGGTGCTGACCAGCTCCGACTTCATCAGATCCAGCTCATACTCGCGGGTGATGTCACGGTGGACGAATAACGTCCCGACACGGACCTCCCGGCGGAAGACCGGAATGGCATACGCATCTACATGCTTCATCTCTTCTTTGCCAAGCGAGTATTTCATCGTGCTGGAATCTACCGTATGCGGCGACATTGCTATCTGGTAAAAGCGCCTCAGCTCCTCTGACTCATTCACCCGGTCTGTGAAGTGATCCATCCAGCGCTCCTTCGGAATCAGCATCCCTTCCTCCCAGTCCTCATAGCTGAACAGCTGGCTGAGCGCCTTGTTGATATGCTGGATAACCCCTTCCGTGTTGACGAACTGGATACCCTCATTGACATTGTTGACGATATCGCGGTTCAGCTCGCGGCCATTCTCAATTTCCTCATACATGAACAGGCGTTCAATCGCCAGCGCCACCCGGATCATAATCCCCTGGATTTCACTGTTCTCCTCGTCCGTGAAGGAATGGCCGATGCGTGTCCCGCTGAAGACCGCCAGAATCTCGTCCTCCGCATTAACGACCGTTGTGTAGAAGTCATAGCAATAGACCTCCTTGGCAGCAATCCCCTGCTCGCTGGGCGTGCCTACGCGCTTCACAATGTAGGACTTCTCCTGGCTGAGCCGGTACAGCATCTCCTGGCTGTTCCCGTCCAGATACCGCTCCACATTCTCCGGAGGCACCCCTTTGACAACTGCGATCTTATCCTTCACCAGCAGGAAAAAGCTCGAATCGAACGAATACAGCCGGTTCATGAACCGGTTGAACTTCTCCGCGAATTCCTGCTTGTCCAGGGTATATGTGATTTCATGGTTCAGCTGATTGTTCAGCTCCAGCATGATCGTAGTCTGCTCCGTGCTCTTCAGCGTTTCGGCCAGCTCCTGCTGTACGCTTTTCATGGAGGTGATGTTGTTGGCAATCAGAATGTACTGGTAGATCCGGCCCTCATCATTCAAATACGGCATGATCGTCAGCTGAAGCCAGAGCGGTGCCCCGTCCTTCGCTGTAAGCTCCGTCTCCCCGCTCCAGACGCCGCCTGTCGACAGCTTGCGGATCATCGCCTCCACCTGAAGCTCCGTAATATTATGCAGCTCAAACAGGCGGAAGGTGTACCCGATAATCTCGGCATTCTTGTAGCCTGTATAGAGGCTCAGGTTATCATTGGCATAGGTGAATACGCCCTTGTCTGTCAGGATGCCTACGGCTGAGGTCTGATCCAGCGCCTTCATCATGCTCTCGATCTCACTAAGCGACCGCTCCAGCCGGAATTGCTGGTCCTGCAGCTCATCCTGCTGGGCATGAAGCTCCTCATTCTGCATCGTCAGCTCTTCTTCCTTGTCCTGGATGCTCCGCGCCATATTCAGGAAGGCATCATAGAGCCGGCCGATCTCATCCCGCTTATGGAGCTTGCCCAGCAGAACAGCCTCCCCGGCGGCCAGTGAATTCGTCGCTTCCTCCAGCCTTACCACCGGATCAACCACCGTGCGGAGCATCCGCCAGATCAAGAGTGTGAAGAATAACAGCAGCAAGCCGCTAAAAGCAAAGGCGGTGCCTGTAAACAGATCCGCCTGCCTGATCGAGCGGGAGGTCATATCCTTAAGCTGCGTATCCGAATTGGCTAAGAACTGCTTCGTGTACCTTAGATAATCATTCACAGCCCGGGTGCTGCCGCTCTCGGACAGCTTGCGGATTCCCGTATAATCATTGTTCTCCACCAGGCGGATCACCGTTGGCAGAGTCTCGCTTTTGTACTGGCTATAGAACAGCTTCAGGTTATCCCCGTACTGTATCTCTTCAGGCGACAGCTTAAGCAGGGAGTATCTCTCCAGCACGCCGTCAAGCCCCTCCACAGCCGTCTTCAGCAGCTTAAGCTCATTTCCGCTCTGAGTGGCCGCATACCCTCTGGCCCGGAAGAACAGCTCGCTCAGCATCGCTGCCAGATCGTTAATTACCTCTGTCTTATGTATCAGCTCCTTGCGGTCATCCTCCAGCTTCTCCTGGTGCACGCTGATATAGAAGAACAGCCCGATCCCGCCGGCCACAACAGCCGCGAACAGGGTGAGAATCGTGCGGAAATACTTGGTTTTGATGCTCGGATCGGAGGGTTTACGGTTTCTCACTGAGGATGTCCTCCACGAGCTGCAGCAGCTCCATCGGGCTGAACGGCTTCGGCATAAAGTAGCGGGCCCCCGCCTCCCTTGCCAGGTTACGGTCCGTTTCCTGGGCCTTGGCCGTCAGCATCATAATCGGCGTACGCTGCTTCACTTCAGCATCCAGCTCGCTGAGCACCTCAATTCCGGTCATCTCCGGCATCATATAATCCAGTATCACCAGATCATACATCTCCGCCGCAAGCCGTCCGAGGGCTTCTACACCATTCTCGGCGGTATGAATCTCCACATCCTCCAGTTCCTCCAGCGTATCCTCGATCAGCATCCGCAGAACGTCTTCGTCATCAACAATCAGTACCTTTTGACTCATTGCACAATCTCACCTTTCACTATCCCTTCCGGGATGCACTTGCTTCAGAACAGGAATCTGTGGGCCAGCCGCTCGATCCGGCTCAGCAGCTCCGGCAGATGGAACGGCTTAATGACATAATCGTCCGCCCCCATCTGCAGGGCATGAATGATATCGCGCTGGTCATTGCGGCCAGTCAGCATAACAACCAGTATATCGGCCTCAGGATAGCCCGCACGCAGCTTCTCCAGCACCTCAAGCCCGTCGAGATCCGGCATGACCCCGTCCAGCAGAATGATGTACTTCTCCTCGGGAATATACCAGTCCGATTTCAGGAACTGTGCGCCGTCCGCATAGCTGTTCACTTGGATTCCGGCGATATTCTCCGGCTCCCAAAAAGACAGATTGCCAGTGATAATCCTACGGATCAGCGGATCATCATCCACAATGATGACGTTAAGCTGCGTGTCCCTCTGACCCTGCATGGTCTCCCCGGAATATACAGTAGTCTGGTTTCTTCCGTTAGACTTGCTGTAGTAGAGTGCCTGGTCCGCTTCCCCGACCAGCAGGTCCGCATCCTGCTCCTCGCCGCTGATCTCGGTAACCCCGCAGGAGAAGGTCACCAGGAAGCTGTCGCGCCTTGCCCGGAATTCCCTGGCTGCGAAGCTGTCCTGAATCCGCTCCATCACCAGCAGCGCCTGCCCGGCCGGGGTATTCGGCATGAACAGGGCGAACTCCTCGCCGCCATACCGGCAGAAGGTGTCCTCGGTGCGGATCGACTGCCTGACCAGCTCCGAGAAGGACTGCAGCACCTCATCTCCCGTCAGATGGCCGTATGTGTCATTGACATGCTTGAAATAATCCAGATCCAGCAGCGCAAGCGAGAAGATCCGGCCGGTGCGCCTGTAATCTGAGATCAGCTGCTTCATCGTCTGATTGAAATATTTGCGGTTGAATGCACCGGTCAGCTCATCGACAATAATTGAATCCTGCCACTCCTGCTTCAGCTCGAACCGGTTCTTGATCAGAGCCAGGAACAGATCGATATCCACCGGCTTCAGGATGTAATCCATCACCCCAAGCGAATACGCGTGCTTCTGTACCTCCCTGGAGTGTTCACCGCTGATGATCAGGATCGGAATCCGCTCCTTTTTGGCCTTGCCGATAATCTGGTGCAGCACATCGATCCCGCTGCGGTCAGGCAGCATGATGTCGAGCAGAATCAGATCCGGCTTGTTCTCATAGAACAGCTTAAGCCCGCGGCTGGCAGACAAGGCGATGCTTACATAATAAGCGCTCCGTTCCAAAGCCTCCCGCAGATAGGCAACCAGTTCCACATCATCATCAATGATCAGAATCTCATACTGTTGCTCTATCATGCCGGGAGACAGTGCGCTTCCAGGAGCAGCCGGAGGGAACGCACCCTTCCTTGCAGGCTCGTCAAATAAGCCCAGCAGAGGATACAAATAATCCCCCCACTCGGCTTCCGTCCAGCTCCGCTGTTGATCTTCCGAGAAATAGAGCAGCGCATTGCCGGAGAAGATCTCCACCGCTTCAAGACCTACAGTGCCGGAGGTGCCCTTCAGATTATGCAGAAAACGGTAAATATCCTTCTCCTTGACCTCCGGCTGTTCAGACCATTTCTGCAGTGTTTCCCGGGTGCGCTCTTGAACCAGCTCTTTATATTTTCTCGTTGTCATAATAGCTCCTTAATTCACGCCGTATGCTTTAAAACTCCAATAAATCATATTTTACACATGATGTCAACAATATTATATACTCCCTCAAAAACAAGCTCAAATCTGTGTCCGGACTGACACAAAAGCTTTGGTTGATAACCGGCCCTGCATTTGACATAATAATTGAAATCGTTCATTCCGTTAAAGCGGCAGTGAGCGAAGAATACAGAGCATATAACGGAACGGGAGGCTTTATAAGTGAAGGGGATTATTACTGTACTGGGAAAAGACAAAGTAGGTATCATCGCCAAAGTATGTACATACCTCGCAGAGAACAATCTGAACATCCTGGATATTTCGCAGACGATTGTGCAGGATTACTTCAACATGATGATGATTGTGGACATCTCCGCCCCTACCAAGTCCTTCGAGGAGATTGTTGAGGATCTTCAGCAGGTAGGCAAGGACATCGGCGTGGAGATCAAGCTGCAGCACGAAGATATTTTCAACATTATGCACCGGATCTAGCCGGCCGAGAGAGGGGGAGACCAGAGTGATCTCACTTGTAGAAGTTCAGGAGACCAACAAAATGATCCGGGAGATGAACCTGGATGTCCGCACCATTACGATGGGAATCAGCCTGATGGACTGCGCCCATGCGGATATGAAGATTTTCAACCAGAAGGTGTATGACAAAATAACCCGTTCCGCCGAGAAATTAGTCAAGACGGGCGAAGACCTGGAGCGCCAGTTCGGCGTGCCGATTGTCAACAAGCGGATCTCCGTTACGCCGATCTCGATTGCTGCGGGTGCCGTGCATACCGACACGTATGTGCCTGTCGCCCAGGCGCTGGACAAGGCGGCCAAGGAGGTCGGCGTCAACTTCATCGGCGGCTATTCTGCGCTGGTGCAGAAGGGCTGCACTACAGGCGACCGGATTCTGATCGACAGCATCCCGGAAGCGCTGGCCGTTACTGAAAGAGTCTGCTCCTCCGTCAATGTCGGCTCCTCGCGCAGCGGCATCAACATGGACGCCGTGAAGCTGATGGGCGACATCATTCTCCAGACCGCCGAGCGCACGAAGGACCGCGATTCCATCGGCTGCGCCAAGCTGGTCGTCTTCTGCAATGCCGTAGAGGACAACCCGTTCATGGCCGGGGCCTTCCATGGTGTTGGGGAGCGGGAATGCGTCATCAACGTGGGCGTTAGCGGGCCCGGCGTCATCAAACGGGCGCTGGAGGAAGTGAAGGGGCAGGATTTCGAGACGCTGTGCGAGACAATCAAGCGGACGGCCTTCAAGGTGACCCGGGTCGGTCAGCTCGTGGCCCAGGAGGCCTCGAAGCGGCTGAACGTGCCATTCGGCATTATCGACCTGTCGCTGGCCCCCACACCTGAGATCGGCGATTCCATCGCGGAGATCTTCCAGGTTATGGGCCTGGAGGAAGCCGGAGCGCCTGGAACCACGGCAGCGCTGGCGATCCTTAACGACAATGTCAAAAAAGGCGGGGTCATGGCCTCCTCCTATGTCGGCGGCTTAAGCGGAGCGTTCATCCCGGTCAGCGAAGACCACGGCATGATCCAGGCCGTCCAGCGCGGGGCACTGACCCTGGAGAAGCTGGAAGCGATGACCTGCGTCTGCTCGGTTGGCCTCGATATGATTGCCATCCCGGGCAGCACCAGCAAGGAGACCCTGTCCGGCATCATCGCCGATGAAGCGGCCATCGGCATGGTCAACAACAAGACCACCGCCATCCGCGTGATCCCGGTCATCGGCAAGGACGTTGGCGAGATGGTGGAATTCGGCGGCCTGCTCGGCTATGCGCCGGTCATGGCGGTCAACCCGTTCAATTGCGCCGGCTTCATCAACCGCGGCGGACGGATTCCGGCGCCGATTCACAGCTTCAAGAACTAGGCGAGTGTGCAGAGTTAATTGCATTCTGTACATCTATAGCTTCTAATTTTCAACCCTTTCTGCGTTTAGTTGTATATCGCACATGTATAGTTCGTTTTTTTCTTTCTACTCACACTTTTAGGCAGATTTAGTTGTACACACTACACTTAAACGTGACATGTGTGAATTTTCGCTGTTTTTAAGTGTACATTCTACAACTATCCCTGAAATTCAATGGAGCTGAAGACTTCCATCGCGAAAATGGTGTGAGTTGTATTCTTCATATCAACCCTATCAACCAAGAAGACACGTTGTCTCCCCCTTCGGGATGGCAACGTGTCTTTTGGTCATGCCTATAATCATTCCTCCGGCAGCGCCGGCTGTACCGGATGATCCGGCGGCAGAGCGATACGGGTCAGCTTGGCAGGGTCCATCATCAGATAGAGCTGCTCTATCTGCTCCCCGCTGCCGTCCGGGCTCAGCAGAAGCACCGCCTTAACCTCACCCTGACAGGTGAAGATCAGGGCAGGTCCCCCATTCACCAGCCCGGCGGTATGCTCCCATTCGTGAAGATAATGCATTACCCGGCGTGAGGTCAGCAGCGCTGTCACTCCCTTGCGGCCCGTCATCGGCCGGAGAATCGTATGCACCTCCCGGCCGCCGCCGTCGGCCACAAGCACCGGATGATCGCCAAGCAGCTTCAGCATACCGTCCACATCATAGGCCGTGAAGGCCGCCGTGAAGCGGGTCAGCAGCTGCCTGGACACGGGGGCGTTCCCCGAGGCCCGGCGGGAAGACCGCTCGCCCTGGAGGACGCGCTTTGCCCGGCTATAGAGCTGGCGGCAGTTGCTCTCCGTCTTGCCGGTCATTTCCGCTATCGCTGCATAGTCATACTGGAAGGCCTCCCGCAGGACGAATACAGCACGCTCGGCCGGAGCCAGCCGCTCCATCAGAACCAGGAACGCATACGACAGGCTGTCTCTGCGCTCCGCTGCCGCCTCCGGTCCCTCATATTCGCGGCTTACCGGTTCCGGCAGCCATTCCCCGATATACGTCTCCCTGCGGCTGCGGGCCGTATTG
This region of Paenibacillus sp. FSL K6-1096 genomic DNA includes:
- a CDS encoding aldo/keto reductase; protein product: MKYSYLGKSGLKVSQLCLGTMNFGPETEEKEAFRIMDAALDAGINFFDTANVYGGQDRRGWTEEIIGRWFQQGGGRREKVVLATKVYNDMLDEQDGPNSGSGLSAYKIRRHFESSLRRLQTDHIELYQMHHIDRNVSWDELWGAFEVLVNQGKADYIGSSNFAGWHIAVAQAKAKERHFLGLVSEQHLYNLLERTPELEVLPASKELGLGVIPWSPLAGGLLGRNALSKTGVRSARSAKLEQHRSQLEQFSALCKELGEHEDQVALAWVLANPAVTAPIIGPRTIQQFEDSLRVVDIELDEATLKKLDEIFPGPGKPAPEAYAW
- the lspA gene encoding signal peptidase II; translation: MLFYFIAGLVLVLDQAAKWIVRTHMELGETIPFWSPHVQFVYYENSGAAFSLFQGYGHYFAIVAVLFIAAVFYYRRQGRIRGPLLEAASGFLVGGAAGNGIDRAIYHQVTDFLVFGENGGILNLADLAINAGGLLLAVYLLWDYVRSRIARRSF
- a CDS encoding ATP-binding protein codes for the protein MRNRKPSDPSIKTKYFRTILTLFAAVVAGGIGLFFYISVHQEKLEDDRKELIHKTEVINDLAAMLSELFFRARGYAATQSGNELKLLKTAVEGLDGVLERYSLLKLSPEEIQYGDNLKLFYSQYKSETLPTVIRLVENNDYTGIRKLSESGSTRAVNDYLRYTKQFLANSDTQLKDMTSRSIRQADLFTGTAFAFSGLLLLFFTLLIWRMLRTVVDPVVRLEEATNSLAAGEAVLLGKLHKRDEIGRLYDAFLNMARSIQDKEEELTMQNEELHAQQDELQDQQFRLERSLSEIESMMKALDQTSAVGILTDKGVFTYANDNLSLYTGYKNAEIIGYTFRLFELHNITELQVEAMIRKLSTGGVWSGETELTAKDGAPLWLQLTIMPYLNDEGRIYQYILIANNITSMKSVQQELAETLKSTEQTTIMLELNNQLNHEITYTLDKQEFAEKFNRFMNRLYSFDSSFFLLVKDKIAVVKGVPPENVERYLDGNSQEMLYRLSQEKSYIVKRVGTPSEQGIAAKEVYCYDFYTTVVNAEDEILAVFSGTRIGHSFTDEENSEIQGIMIRVALAIERLFMYEEIENGRELNRDIVNNVNEGIQFVNTEGVIQHINKALSQLFSYEDWEEGMLIPKERWMDHFTDRVNESEELRRFYQIAMSPHTVDSSTMKYSLGKEEMKHVDAYAIPVFRREVRVGTLFVHRDITREYELDLMKSELVSTVSHELRTPLSSVLGFTELLLSRTMKPEKQLKYLETIHKEAKRLTELINDFLDLQRMESGTQLYNVEKVNLSETVLSVIDQYKLSGTHHILLEDEALNAEVEVDKDKIIQVLTNLLSNAIKFSPGSNEIKMMLHNEPGSIVVQIQDHGLGIPRNQIGQLFQKFRRVDNSASKRIGGTGLGLAICKEIIEKQQGTIGIESVEGEGSTVWFRLPVLEAQSGHSEDEHPHRWGTGKEQKPDVMIVEDDYSLSLLLSEELKGKGFRVTHHYHPQKAFDQALKTPFVAIIVDLMLGDELDGWDLIRMLKNDPRTEQVPIVISSALDKDDKSMMANVQKYLTKPYPPGELSGTLQEIVDIQLKTGEVLFPDDGESGHGAPFGWSQSE
- a CDS encoding ACT domain-containing protein codes for the protein MKGIITVLGKDKVGIIAKVCTYLAENNLNILDISQTIVQDYFNMMMIVDISAPTKSFEEIVEDLQQVGKDIGVEIKLQHEDIFNIMHRI
- a CDS encoding sigma-70 family RNA polymerase sigma factor, whose translation is MKIPADPPAADNTGIEELYQTYKGYAFSIAYRMLGTAADAEDVVQDTFAELQLRGRDGIQHVRAYIAKGVTNRCLNLLNTARSRRETYIGEWLPEPVSREYEGPEAAAERRDSLSYAFLVLMERLAPAERAVFVLREAFQYDYAAIAEMTGKTESNCRQLYSRAKRVLQGERSSRRASGNAPVSRQLLTRFTAAFTAYDVDGMLKLLGDHPVLVADGGGREVHTILRPMTGRKGVTALLTSRRVMHYLHEWEHTAGLVNGGPALIFTCQGEVKAVLLLSPDGSGEQIEQLYLMMDPAKLTRIALPPDHPVQPALPEE
- a CDS encoding response regulator; amino-acid sequence: MSQKVLIVDDEDVLRMLIEDTLEELEDVEIHTAENGVEALGRLAAEMYDLVILDYMMPEMTGIEVLSELDAEVKQRTPIMMLTAKAQETDRNLAREAGARYFMPKPFSPMELLQLVEDILSEKP
- a CDS encoding PFL family protein; this encodes MSLVEVQETNKMIREMNLDVRTITMGISLMDCAHADMKIFNQKVYDKITRSAEKLVKTGEDLERQFGVPIVNKRISVTPISIAAGAVHTDTYVPVAQALDKAAKEVGVNFIGGYSALVQKGCTTGDRILIDSIPEALAVTERVCSSVNVGSSRSGINMDAVKLMGDIILQTAERTKDRDSIGCAKLVVFCNAVEDNPFMAGAFHGVGERECVINVGVSGPGVIKRALEEVKGQDFETLCETIKRTAFKVTRVGQLVAQEASKRLNVPFGIIDLSLAPTPEIGDSIAEIFQVMGLEEAGAPGTTAALAILNDNVKKGGVMASSYVGGLSGAFIPVSEDHGMIQAVQRGALTLEKLEAMTCVCSVGLDMIAIPGSTSKETLSGIIADEAAIGMVNNKTTAIRVIPVIGKDVGEMVEFGGLLGYAPVMAVNPFNCAGFINRGGRIPAPIHSFKN
- a CDS encoding diguanylate cyclase, giving the protein MTTRKYKELVQERTRETLQKWSEQPEVKEKDIYRFLHNLKGTSGTVGLEAVEIFSGNALLYFSEDQQRSWTEAEWGDYLYPLLGLFDEPARKGAFPPAAPGSALSPGMIEQQYEILIIDDDVELVAYLREALERSAYYVSIALSASRGLKLFYENKPDLILLDIMLPDRSGIDVLHQIIGKAKKERIPILIISGEHSREVQKHAYSLGVMDYILKPVDIDLFLALIKNRFELKQEWQDSIIVDELTGAFNRKYFNQTMKQLISDYRRTGRIFSLALLDLDYFKHVNDTYGHLTGDEVLQSFSELVRQSIRTEDTFCRYGGEEFALFMPNTPAGQALLVMERIQDSFAAREFRARRDSFLVTFSCGVTEISGEEQDADLLVGEADQALYYSKSNGRNQTTVYSGETMQGQRDTQLNVIIVDDDPLIRRIITGNLSFWEPENIAGIQVNSYADGAQFLKSDWYIPEEKYIILLDGVMPDLDGLEVLEKLRAGYPEADILVVMLTGRNDQRDIIHALQMGADDYVIKPFHLPELLSRIERLAHRFLF